TCTCTCTACAGACTGGAATTCCTGCGATCACTTTCAATCCTGCCGGAACCAACTTTCTTACCAATGGGATTTCCAATGCATTCAATACGGGATGGAATCAAATTGATGCATACATCACTCCGACTGATCCGTTGAATACTTTAGTGCAAAGGCCTTTATTTCCTTTCATTGGTCCCAATGGTAGAACTCACACGGAAACGATTATGACTCCATCAGGAATCTTTAAGGGTCACAAAATAGAGAACTTCGTAGATCATTATTTTAAAAATGAAAATACGGAAACGGTTAATCCAATGAAATTAATAGAAATACCTCATGCAACAGTAGAGGGTAGTGCGGGAGGCTTTGCTCAAGCTTTCTCTGAGACAGTTTATGAACCGCTGAAAAAGAAAATTCCAAATAAAGTAAAAGATAGTTTAAACAGCGTTATCAGAAATACATCTATGGGGTTTGGTTACAGTCCCGTAGTAAACGAAAGCACAGTGGGAAATAAACCTGAAGTTGCTTCTCGCCCTTTGAATGTGAGTGAGATTTCGAATTCGTCTGCTACCTTACAACAGAGATTTATCGAAGCAGTAGAACTCCCGAATGTGAATGATTTTAAGAAAGGAGGTAGTTTAAAATTAGAATTTTCAGAAACGACACCTCCTGAAAAAATTCATGAGACAATAGAGAAGATCGGAACTCAAATGATTAAAGATGCATATTTCAACTATGATGCTTCTATAAAATCAAAGGACTTACTCGAAAAATTCGCAAAGGAAAATGGGCTTAATACTCCAAGTTCGACCCCGGAGCAAAAGCAGCTGTATCAAAAATTGCAATCTGAATTGAATGCAACGATTAAGAATGCAAAGGTAGATCCGTTAAAAGCAAGAATTGATTATACAAGAGAAAATTATGCGAGAATCACTGCAGAAACTCTTGTGAATAGGTATGGTGATAAAATCGATACTGAAAATAGTACGGATCGTGTTACCGTATTAAAAAATGGAGAAGGAATGATTTTAAATCAGGTAGCTTACGATTCTCAGAGAGACAATACTAGCAAAATAGAATTTTCTGATTATACTCTTTATCCGGGTAATGAATGTTCACCAACTTCAACTTCAATCGTCGCTGAATATATGGGAGCAACTTCTCAAAATGGAATGTATCAATTTGTGGATGATTTTATCAAACAGGCAAATAACGATGGGGTTCTTGTTAGTGGAACGGAGTTGAAAGAAGATAAATATTTAAAGCAGGTCCTTGCAAAATATGATCAGAAATTGATTGATTTAAAAGTAGATTTGGTTCCAATTTCTGGAATAAGCCCAACTCAGTATAAACCTGATCCAAATAATTGGAAAACAGATTCTATCAAAAAGGCTTTGAGTGAAGGCAAACCGGTAGTAGTTGGTGGGGAATTTAACGTTTCTCCAGTTATCGGAGGTCATAGATTAGTGATTGTAGGTTATGATTCTACGGGTTGGATAGTCCATGATCCGTATGGAAATGCGAATAATACTAGTTACCAAGGGTCGGGAATGTATGCTCATTATGATTTCGGTAAATGGGATATAGGCAAAAAGACTGCATTCGTAATTGAAAATATCCAAAAGGAGAAATAACAGGAAATGAGATATTCGATTCTATTACTCATCTTTCCCACCTTATTTGTAGAAGCGAGGGATCTTAATTTTGAGAAACTTTACGTCAATGTAAACGATTGCCTTAAAGGAAGAGAGTGCTTTCAAGCAGTCGCTAGTTCCTTCTTAATAGAGAAGGGCAAACCTCAGGATGAATATATTCCCCCGAAAATACATGACTATAAAAAAGAAACAGCATGGTGTGTATCAAAAAACCAAGGAATAGCAGAATTCATCTATGTGCCATATCAAAACGACCCAAGTATTAATGAATATAAAGAAATTTTGCAAAGAGGAGACTACTATTCTTTATTTAAGGTTACAAATGGATTTGCCAGAAACAAAGATTTATTTTTAGCAAATAATAGAGTTAAGAAAGTTTCTATCGAGGTGCAGGAGGTTGGATATACAATGTCCGTATCAGGACCAGATACGGCTGCTGGAACAGATATAAAAATATATGAAGGTCCTCTCTTCAATAGCCTTCATGAGATTGAATTAATGGATACGATGGATGAGCAAAAGTTTAAACTAAAAATCATTCCTAAACTTAAAAAGGATCCCTATCTTCAGATGGATCTGTTATTTAAGATTATAATCAAAGATATCTATCCTGGTTCTAAGTATAAGGATACCTGCATTTCTGACGCTAGTTTTTCTATTGTTGTGCCAGAGAAAAACTAGATTCAATGGAAAAATTTTATCATTTCTGATTTTACGTTAGCCGTTTGGGACAAAAATATAAAGGATTGAATATAGAAAAACTATGCATTTAATCGAGAAAAGATAGGGGTGTATTTTATGAAATACTTGATCTATATAGTATGCATATTTATTTCCATCTCTTGTGCGGAATGGCGTTTTAGAACAAAAGTAAATATGGGATTGATTGATTTAGATGCACCCCTGCCTCCTGGAACCAGAATTACTGGTTACGATTTTAGATTATTCCGAGGAACTCCCGTTTGGGAACTAACCAAGGCTGCAGTGATACAAGATACTGAAAAAATGAAAAAAATCGTGCAAGAGGAGAAGCTGGATGTGGATTTCCGAGAGCCCAAGTTTGAAGAAACTTTGTTGTCTATGGAGGTTAAAAATGAAAGGTACGATTCCATTAGGACATTGCTAGAATTAGGTGCAGACCCCAACAAACAAGGGAATTCACTTTCAGAAGGTTATTCACCTGTGATGTATGCAGCAAGTGCGAGAGACACGAGGGTATTAAAATTATTATTAGCGCACGGAGGTAATCCAAATATAGAAGGGAAAGGGAAAATAAGTAGCGGTACAATTACATATACTCCGTTACTAAATGCTAGTAAACGTGGAAGATTAGAAAATGTAAAACTATTAGTGAAAGTGGGTGCAGATATACATTTTCAAAATGAACTAGGTGAGACACCACTAAAAGAAGCTCTAATACAAGATCACATGGATATCGTATTATACTTACTCGAAAATGGAATCGAATACAAACATCAACTTGGCACTGCTAGTGGGAAAAATTATAATACGAAAGAAGAATATCCATTATTTATCGCGGACAAATTACGTTTTAACACTCTCCCCCTAAACTCCGAACAATACAAACAAAAAATGAAAGTTGTTGCATTCTTAAAGAAAAATGGAATCGACTACAGAGCCACTCCAATCCCACTCGCAGCAATTAACGAAGCGAAGAGACTTTATCCAAATAATTGGGAAGATTATTTAGATAAGTATTGAGAGGATTTTTCTTCTTATAGTATTCGCCGATTAGTTTTTTCTAACTTAACTTAGATCGAATACCTTCCATAGACTCTTGCCGTTATCTTTTCTGAGCCTCATAAAAACCAAAGTATTGAACACTTACCGGATCAAAATCCCTTCCCGCGCCACCGGATCGACCGAGCGTTGCCGTCGAGGGAGAGCCGGGTCGGGGATGTGGATTTCATTTATATCCACAGAATAAATCCGAGGCGCCCAGATTACACTGTTTGGGTTGCATCATTTCCTTCAGGATTTGTTTCACGATTTGCGTGAGCCATGCTTTTGAAGTCGTTGAAAGGGATTCCGTATTTTTTCAGAATCGGTTTTACTTTAGGTGCGACTGCCTGTCTTAGATAGAACGGTTGCGTTACGATGAAATGGTGGATTCCGTGAGTGGCGCCGAAATTAAAACAAAACAGTTGTAAGGGGAAAGTGAGCCAGGAATCCAAAACTTGGGTTTGCCGGTATAAGCTTTTGACATCGCCATAATAATGCATATTGGAAGAAACGATTTGGATCGCGGATTGTCTCAACCAACAAGGAATCAAGTAAACGACTGCGGTAGTGTTTAGGATAGAATGAATATTTGCGATAATGCCTGTTTCATGGAAGGGGTTGGCAAGTGCGATGTTTACCAAAGAGAACAATCCCCAGCCTAAAAAAGTATACCATAGCAAAAGAAAAACGGATTGATACGGTCCTTTGGTCGCCGGGGATTTGATTTTTCTTAAATAACGAATCGCATCTTTTTTGATTTTCGGTCCTTGCAATACGACTGCCAGAATCGGATCGATCATTACTAAAATCCGTTTCCATCCCCAAGGCATGCCGTTGCTGATAAATCTTTCTTCTATGTCCTCTTTGTTTCCCGATACCTTATGATGCAAAAGATGAATTTCTTTTCGAAACCAAGGATTGACCACATTGGCTCTGAACAACCAAACCACCCAAAAGAGAAAGTTTTGTATCTTCGGATTTTCTTTGAAGTAGATATTGTGGATGAGATCATGTTCCATTTCATGTAAGAAAGAAGCGAAGATCGCATTTCCAATAATACAGATCCAAAAAGGGAGGAGTCCTGCGATGTATAGGCTTCCCAATAAAATCATTCCCGATGCGGAACCGATCACAATTCCAAAACCGATTGCATTTTGATGACGTAAAAAAGTGAATCGTTTTCTCAGTTTCGAATCGGAATACCGTATCCATTTCATGATTCGTTTTGTTTTTTCTTTTTCGGAAAACATTTTCGTTTTTCTTTCCAATACTAAAGAGGTCATCGCATTCTCCTACCTGACGATCGGATATCTTACAGGATTTTTTCGAAGCGGTCGTTCCGTTTTATAAACTGATACCTGGTAAATGGAACCGAATGATAGAATGTTACTTAACGAATGGAATTTTTTTCTCTATATTCGGAAGGAGTAAGGCCGGTTTGTTTTAAAAATGCCCTTAGGAACGCGGTTTTACTTCGAAACCCAACTTCGTATCCGATGTCTAAAATCGATCTTTGCGGTTCGCTTTGCAAAAGTTCGCAGGCTTCCTTGATTCTGTATTCGTTTACAAAAATAGAAAAATTCTTTCCCATTTCTTTGTTGATCAGTTCGGAAAGTTGATGAGGAGTGAGTCCCAGCTCTTCGGCAAGGTTTGCAAGGTTTAAGTCTTCTTCCTTATATAGTTTTTCTTTTTCCATACTCAAGGTTAAATTGTTCCTGAGGGTTTCCAAATCCATCCCGATGAGCAAAGAACGATTGTATTTGCGTAAGGTTTCTCTTGCGACTTCCTGTAAATTTTGAAAATATGCAGGATACCTTCTTCCGATCAAATAGGCAATGCATAAGCTAAGGGCCATCATATCGGCGCTTGCCAAAAGAAAGATCGGATTCTTATGAAAAAGATAAAGAGCGCCGACCGTATGATTTGTTATGGTAGCGAGGATGATGTAAAGTAGAACACGGGCTGTCCATTCTTCTCTTAGCACACTCGGCTTGAAAAGCATTCTGCTTCCCCGGAGCAATGCCGCAATGTAAGCACCTAATATCAGTAAGGGTATGTAAAAAACAAAATCCAACAAGGAATTTTCAGAAATAAAAACCTCTATCGAATCGGATAATTCCCTGTTTCCCGTCAAAAGAATATTTGCATACCATACCCAAAAGAGTCCGGGAAGAAAAAAATGTTTTCCGTCCAGCCCGAATAAGGAT
The nucleotide sequence above comes from Leptospira kobayashii. Encoded proteins:
- a CDS encoding NADase-type glycan-binding domain-containing protein, whose product is MRYSILLLIFPTLFVEARDLNFEKLYVNVNDCLKGRECFQAVASSFLIEKGKPQDEYIPPKIHDYKKETAWCVSKNQGIAEFIYVPYQNDPSINEYKEILQRGDYYSLFKVTNGFARNKDLFLANNRVKKVSIEVQEVGYTMSVSGPDTAAGTDIKIYEGPLFNSLHEIELMDTMDEQKFKLKIIPKLKKDPYLQMDLLFKIIIKDIYPGSKYKDTCISDASFSIVVPEKN
- a CDS encoding ankyrin repeat domain-containing protein — its product is MKYLIYIVCIFISISCAEWRFRTKVNMGLIDLDAPLPPGTRITGYDFRLFRGTPVWELTKAAVIQDTEKMKKIVQEEKLDVDFREPKFEETLLSMEVKNERYDSIRTLLELGADPNKQGNSLSEGYSPVMYAASARDTRVLKLLLAHGGNPNIEGKGKISSGTITYTPLLNASKRGRLENVKLLVKVGADIHFQNELGETPLKEALIQDHMDIVLYLLENGIEYKHQLGTASGKNYNTKEEYPLFIADKLRFNTLPLNSEQYKQKMKVVAFLKKNGIDYRATPIPLAAINEAKRLYPNNWEDYLDKY
- a CDS encoding fatty acid desaturase, which gives rise to MTSLVLERKTKMFSEKEKTKRIMKWIRYSDSKLRKRFTFLRHQNAIGFGIVIGSASGMILLGSLYIAGLLPFWICIIGNAIFASFLHEMEHDLIHNIYFKENPKIQNFLFWVVWLFRANVVNPWFRKEIHLLHHKVSGNKEDIEERFISNGMPWGWKRILVMIDPILAVVLQGPKIKKDAIRYLRKIKSPATKGPYQSVFLLLWYTFLGWGLFSLVNIALANPFHETGIIANIHSILNTTAVVYLIPCWLRQSAIQIVSSNMHYYGDVKSLYRQTQVLDSWLTFPLQLFCFNFGATHGIHHFIVTQPFYLRQAVAPKVKPILKKYGIPFNDFKSMAHANRETNPEGNDATQTV
- a CDS encoding AraC family transcriptional regulator; the protein is MDFPASWIFISFAIFGTHLGFLLCLGQCILERKTSLNRLLAILFISLGILQGTGLCLVLGFHSFLPKIIILHIPVLATVGPVLYGIHKIIQDSEFETSLFGLDGKHFFLPGLFWVWYANILLTGNRELSDSIEVFISENSLLDFVFYIPLLILGAYIAALLRGSRMLFKPSVLREEWTARVLLYIILATITNHTVGALYLFHKNPIFLLASADMMALSLCIAYLIGRRYPAYFQNLQEVARETLRKYNRSLLIGMDLETLRNNLTLSMEKEKLYKEEDLNLANLAEELGLTPHQLSELINKEMGKNFSIFVNEYRIKEACELLQSEPQRSILDIGYEVGFRSKTAFLRAFLKQTGLTPSEYREKNSIR